The DNA region ACAtacgttttatttttgtttctagGGGAATCTACATTGCCAAGATGCCTGAGCAAGTGTAAGTGTATCGTGTTTCTGTTTACTTTTCCAGCCAACCCCTTCATGAGAAGGGTCAGACAGCACATGCCAGTTATCTTTAGAAACACTAACAATGACTGCCTGATAAATTCTGTGTGCCACATTGGGAAGTATTTCAAATCCTGTATCTCTTATGCTAAATGATGTTTacactaaaatatatattttttttctttacagACAAGAGGTGAGATTTCCCTAATTCTATTGCATAAATGTTGATAAACACTGATTAAGTGAGACATTAATTATACTGTCAATCTATGACTAACTTAATCAAATTGATGAATCTTTTTGAAGCGAAAGTCGAAGATCTCGGCCTCCCGTAAGCTCATGCTAAAGGTGAGTCTATAGCCACACTATGACCACAGCAATAACACTTGACTGTTTGGCAACTACCTCAGTCATATGAGGCCATACGCTTGAAATACTTAAATGTGTTATCAGAGCTTAATGGTGGCCAAGGCGAAGGAAGAGATCGAGCAGGAGTTTGTGGataaagaggaggagaaggagaggtatCTGGCAGTGAGAGCACCTCCCTTACAGACCGGTGGTATGTCCTTTGCTGAGCTCCAGGTACTCCTATCCATACACACATTCAGTAAACCTATTGACTACATTGTCCTGGGTACTAGTTCATTGCTAATTCTAATTTCCCCAACAGAAGTTATGTCGGGAGTTACATGCCAAGGTTGACGTGGTGGATGAGGAGCGATACGACATTGAAGCCAAAGTCATACACAACACCAGAGAGGTACAGTAGTCTACATGGTGCTGCTTGAAACATACCTTCTAAATGTGGTTCATTTAGCCACGACATGGTCAACTCCAAGGGCTAACCTTAAAGATGGTGTAATCTGAGATGCCTGTTGTGTAGCCCATAGAGAAAGAATCCATTTTAGTTGTATCTCTATGATGGTCTACCTCTTCTTTCCACCTGTCCCACAGATCAAGGACCTGAACATAAAGGTTTTGGACCTGAGGGGGAAGTTCAAGCGGCCCAACCTGAGGAGGGTAAGGGTCTCTGCTGACGCCATCTTGCGCTCCCTCCTGGGCTCCAAACACAAAGTCTCCATGGACCTTCGGGCAAACCTCAAGTCAGTCAAGAAGGAAGACACAGAGAAGGTAAGTTTAGTTTTACGTGGTAGATTTAGTGGGTCATCAACAGATCAAAGGCAGCAGGCAATAGTGTGATGCAACGATGAGTTTTGCTATGTTTATGAGCTTTATTTCAAATGTCAATATTTCCCTCAACCAGAGGTAATCTATATATAAATGACAGGAGCGAACAGTTTGTTTTTGTAACTTGAAGCTGACCAGCCGTAGGGGCTGATATACTAACACACTGACATCCTACTGACATGACAGTGACTGCCATTGTGTGTGCACTCTGCAGGAGAAGACAGTGGAGGTGAGTGACTGGAGGAAGAATGTGGAGGCCATGTCTGGCATGGAGGGAAGGAAGAAGATGTTTGACGCAGCCAAAGGCCCCActcagtagacagagaagagaatACTCAACATTTGGTTATCCTGCTTCATGTTTCTTTCATTTCTATTAATCCTGGACATTCAAAATGTGTTAATGCTTTGCATTTGTGTCTCTACTTCTTATTTCAGTGGCAATACAatgattgtgtgtattgtttagCAAGGCTTACACAGGACAAGCTGAATGCTGCTACAATCACAATGTTCTGCTTTATCCTTACTGTTAATATTTGCCTGAGAAGAAATTATAGAGTAAATTATAGTTCATGCAATTccactcattttgccatggggcagagagataattttgcagttttaaagctaatttgctTGCCTGACGACTCATCCTGAATTACATTTAGCTGCTCTATCGATAGCTTCATACATTGTCTGAAACTGCCATCCTAGAAGTCGATTGTGCTGATGCCAAAATgaggggcgttgtacaaaacaaattaatcagcgattggatcgtctccaagcaatcagagtatcaaagttgACAAGGTCATCATGCAGGCCAGGTCTGGCTCGACgctttctgggaccaatcagaaagGTCAGAATGTGTTCGCATTCTACAAGATGTCAGGGAGGAAAGCAAATCCAGACTCATCGTGAAGAAGAAACGCTAGTAGTCAGGCTACtaatttgctgcaattctacacattttaccagaggggtggagagactgacaaaatcaatgggggtccGCTGGAGGTCAGGGCCTCTGGGCACATGCCGTGTGTGCCCGGTTAGTAATTTGGACATGATTAGACCTACTTCAAGGTTTAGATTGCTagaagttagtctagccagctatctaaaaaTGTTAGCTGGCATGGGCTAATTGAATGacagtcagtgactgacataacaagaggaaaactgcagATGCACTACCAAATTTCAAAATTGTTGTGGGCCCCTAACGGCCACTTGTGTCACCTATTGGCTGAGCCGGCACTGAAAGTAAGCCAGTCTTACTTTAAAGCTGTAGATGCTGTAGATGTTTAGCTGGCTCAATTGTGGCTGTAGTATTCTACTTTAATCAAATTATGATTATGAAGGCAAATGTGTTAATTAGTTAATCAAACTATTGTTGAAGACATCCACTCCTAAATGATAACTGCTTTGACAATAAAGTAACATACCATCCACACAACTATACAATCATGGTGCTCTAACAAAATTAACTACAAGATCAGAAACAAACatttaatataaaataaaaatgaaacatAAAACCAATTATAAACCAggtagtttgggtcctggatgctgattatCTAAAACAGCATTCCAGCCGTGTGTATATCAGACAATACACCATGTGTATGACGCAAAACGACTTGTTTACTGTTATATTTATGTTGGTaactagtttataatagcaataagggtATGGTATACCACTTTGCTTTGtgtctaagaacagcccttagtgtGGGGTATATTGGCCAATATATCACACCTTTTCTGGcctctggggcggcaggtagcctggcggggaggagcgttgggccagtaactgaaaggttgctgaaTCGAATCCCCAAgatgacaaggtaaaaatctgtcgttctgctcctgagcaaggcagttaacccagtGTTCCCCGGGCgctgatgacgtggatgtcgattaaggcagaccccctcacctctctgattcagagggttaaatgcagaagacacatttcagttgaatgcattcagttgtacaactgactaggtatccccctttccctttttgCTTAAATATATAACAACCTTACTCCACTGATCAGACAGCCATACTGTAGGATATGATTATACATACATGAACAAACATGGACTCAAACATGGCTAAATAAACATAGGTTCACATTGTCTTGAATAGACACATGATATTCCCTGGTACGCCCAAGCTCCCTCTTGGTTAAGGGCAAGGGGTTATTTCTCGACAGGGCCCACCTCAGTCACATAGCAGTAACTGCAATAGCAGCTATGTGAAGCTAGAGGACAGTGTTACCTCTGTGCTGAACTCAAACACAGTCTAATATGAGCAATGCTGTACTCTCTTAGAAGAAAATGTGttttctagaacctaaaagggttatttggctgtccccataggagaatcctttgaaggaccatttttggttccaggtagaacccttttgagttccatgtagagtacacagatggttctacatggaacccaaaataattctacctggaaccaaatagggtcctacctggaaccaaaaactgttctcctatggggacagccgaaggacccttttggaacccttttttctaatagTGTAGGATGGTCTGTGTTCAGATTTCCATTCAAAGGTGTGGTAGGCCTGACAATGTTGCATTAGTAGCTAAGAGGAATGTATTAACTGTGGGTCACATCCTTACTTGAATTGTCTGGAACTGGGACTTTGTCATTGTATGGATATTTCTATGAAGAGATGGATTTCAAGTCAGGATTTGGCTCTGTGAGTTCTCAAGTCCTTCAACAGAGGTATGGAGGGATATGCATTATCACTAGATAATATCACTTGTATCTAGTTTAGCATTTAACCTAATTATAAGGGTATGAATGCATGAGGACAGTTTTATTCATGAAGgttattataaagtgttaccaattCAGTTACAAAGGCAAGGGGATTGTTTTTCTACAGCCACATTGCTTTAGGTGTAACAATTCTCTGGAAAAAAGGTGTGACAGTTCTCGAAAGTACCCTTCGGACACCGGTTATTCCGTAAAAATTGCCAGTATGTTGTGTGTTATTgcttacagtcgtggtcaaaagttttgagaatgacacaaatattaatttttacaaagtctgctgcctcagttcttatgatggcaatttgcatatactccagaatgttatgaagagtgatcagatgaattgcaattaattgcaaagtccctctttgccatgaaaatgaacttaatccccaaaaaacatttcaactgcatttcagccctgcaacaaaaggaccagctgacatcatgtcagtgattctctcgttaacacaggtgagagtgttgacgagggcTGTCAGATGGGGTGATGTGTATGcggcggtgaagtcaggcgcaggacacagaggatcaagatgactactttacttcaagtaaacacgcacaaaacaaaagtCTCCACAACACTGGAGGAGGAAACACGCGCGGCGTAAAGGCGAACTAGAATTGCCGAACATCAAACAGGACAaaatgacaataacacacaaaggccaaacgtaaaacaagggaacttatatgttacacaatcaacacaaaataagtaacaggtgtacaaactagacaacacaagacaaacatcgaaacatcgatcggcagtagctagtactccggggacgacgaacgccgaagcctgcccgagcaaggaggaggagcagcctcggcggaatccgtgacagtaccctcaagccaatgcctccacacctttagggcttggaccacaactagcagctccctgtcccccacgtcgtaattatgttccgccgggctgagcttcttagagtaaaaagcacagggccggagtttaggaggcgtgcctgagcgttgagacagtacagccccaataccagcctctgacgcgtccacctccacttggaacgccaaagaggggtccggatgtgccagcaccggaaccgaggtgaacaggtccttcagttgtctaaacgccctgtccgcctcagccgaccactacaaacgcaccgggcccccctttagcagggaggtgatgggagctggtACCtttccaaaaccccggataaacctgcccgagcaaggaggagggaacttatatgttacacaaaaaaacaagggaacttatatgttacacaatcaacacaaaataagtaacaggtgtacaaactagacaacacaagacaaacaccgaaacatcgatcggcagtagctagtactccggggacgacgaacgccgaagcctgcccgagcaaggaggaggagcagcctcggcggaatccgtgacaagggcaaggctggagatcactctgtcatgctgattgagttagaataacagactggaagctttaaaaggagggtggtgcttgaaatcattgttcttcctctgttaaccatggttacctgcagtcatcattgctttgcaaaaAAAGtgtttcacaggcaaggatactgctgctagtaagattgcacctaaatcaaccatttatcggatcatcaagaacttcaaggagagaggttcaattgttgtgaagaaggcttcagggcgcccaagaaagtccagcaagcgccaggaccatctcctaaagttgattcagctgcgggatcggggcaccaccagtgcagagcttgctcaggaatggcagcaggcaggtgtgagtgcatctgcacgcacagtgaggcgaatacttttggaggatggcctggtgtcaagaagagcagcgaggaagccacttctctccaggaaaaacatcagggacagacagatattctgcaaaaggtacagggattggactgctgatgaatcccctttccgattgtttggggcatccagaaaaaagcttgtccggagaagacaagttgagtgctaccatcagtcctgtgtcatgccaacagtaaagcatcctgagaccattcatgtgtgggattgattctcagccaagggagtgggctcactcacaattttgcctaagaacacagccatgaataaagaatgcatcctctgagagcaacttctcccaaccatccaagaacagtttggtgacgaacaatgcctttccagcatgatggagcaccttgccataaggcaaaagtgataactaagtggctcggggaacaaaacatcaacattttgggtccatgaccaggaaactccccagaccttaatcccattgagaacttgtggtcattcctcaagaggcgggtggacaaacaaaaacccacaaattctgacaaactccaagcattgattacgcaagaatgggctgccatcagtcaggatgtggcccagaagttaattgttaattgacagcatgccagggcggattgcagaggtcttgaaaaagaagggtcaacactgcaaatattgactctttgcataaacttaatgtaattgtcaataaaagcctttaacacttatggaatgctagtaattatacttcagtataccatagtaacatctgacaaaaatatctaaaaacactgaagcagcaaactttgtgatgaccaatacttgtgtcattctcaaaacttttgaccatgactgtacataaCACATAAAGTGCCTAGTGAAAATCTACACACCA from Coregonus clupeaformis isolate EN_2021a chromosome 12, ASM2061545v1, whole genome shotgun sequence includes:
- the LOC121578356 gene encoding troponin I, slow skeletal muscle isoform X2, with translation MPEQVQERKSKISASRKLMLKSLMVAKAKEEIEQEFVDKEEEKERYLAVRAPPLQTGGMSFAELQKLCRELHAKVDVVDEERYDIEAKVIHNTREIKDLNIKVLDLRGKFKRPNLRRVRVSADAILRSLLGSKHKVSMDLRANLKSVKKEDTEKEKTVEVSDWRKNVEAMSGMEGRKKMFDAAKGPTQ
- the LOC121578356 gene encoding troponin I, slow skeletal muscle isoform X1 gives rise to the protein MPEQVQEKRKSKISASRKLMLKSLMVAKAKEEIEQEFVDKEEEKERYLAVRAPPLQTGGMSFAELQKLCRELHAKVDVVDEERYDIEAKVIHNTREIKDLNIKVLDLRGKFKRPNLRRVRVSADAILRSLLGSKHKVSMDLRANLKSVKKEDTEKEKTVEVSDWRKNVEAMSGMEGRKKMFDAAKGPTQ